TCTAAAAATGAGCTTGTTTCTAAACCCTGCAGTTGACCAAGGCTTGTATTCGAGCGAAGAGAGTGATGATATTAAAGAGTATAGTGTGAGCACTTTATATTTATTACAAATATTGCACGTCTGGCATgctttaaaaatcagaaatttaaCATGTTAAAAAACGTGGATGACAAATATGGAAAACTATTGACAAAAGAAAGGATCAACCAGGTAGACTTATTAAAAAAAACCTGTTTAAGCACTCAGAAAATAAAACGattacagagatacagtatgtgttgagTTCTGCTTTTTTACTAGAAGATGGATGTTGGGAATATTGTTGTTGGTTATGACACAGATAGGAATGCTAGTGATGATTAGTTGCAGAGACATGTAGTGAGAGGAAGTGTAGTAGTGAGCGTGAGTTGGAGAGTGAGATGAATGAGATGAGTGCGAAACAGTGTTGTTGGCTTTCCATAAGTTTGAGTGATTTGGAGATGCGCGAGTGACGATGTGTGTTTGCTCGGTTTCGCATGTACGAATATGCGCGCATGTCGCGTCCGTATAGCTCTTCCTCTAGCCACCTCTGTCTTGTAGGAAAGCTGGAAAGAAAGTGTAAGTTATTGATAACATTTTTCTGTGATACTGCTGTGTTAAAAAATAGGATGAACATAGGAGCATGCATGTAAATATTGAAAACAAAACATGTCATTGTCGCTCGTAGTTGAAAGCGCGCTATTAAAGCGATGAAAATGCCAAGTGCTTTACAAATGTAAAACTTAAAAGGAGGGACAGATAAGTATGCATGATTACATTCATGTCCCCCCATTTCAATCCACCTGACAACATGGTCGGGTAACGTTACGCACATACAGTGGCGGATTGAGTGAGTGAGGCGACGTGGCAGCCGCTCCGATGATGCTATGCTAGTGCTTGTGGCGTGCACGCGGGTGCGCCGcgacgagagagtagagagagagagatcgagtgaATTGTTGAGCGATGTGCGAGCTGAGTGGTTtgttctatcgctcatttgcacttTACCGTCAATGATACATGTCACCTTTGGGGTCCGTAGTCAAGTAAGCCTTATCGATGGGCGATTCCTGATTCTAGGTTGTGAATAGACAGCTACTGCCTGGACTCTCCCACTCAGAAATACGAGATGGATGGGGCGGTATGTTGACCTGTAGGTCTCGCCCACAGAAGCCCAAGGGTAGGGGGAGCGGGGAAttcattcaccccccccccccttaattcattcataatacGTGAATATATAATTTCACAGACAAGTTGTTGCCATTTTTTCGGTTTGTGTTAAATGGTtaagaaataaattaaaaaaccagtctgcacaccacaaGTGAAttgtttagtcttgactcttatTGACATGTTAGGGAGTGGTTAATGTAGTTGATCGCCTCCAGTGCCAATCAACACATTTGTTTCTATTTTCTTTGTTAATTCTTTATTTATATTTATGatcttattttttgtatatatttttatgtttatatAGTTTTTAAATGTTGTGATTATTTATGTGCGTGTTCCAACGTCTGAATaaaaaattacagttagtgcagaatggtgcctTTTttctggggggtggggtgggggcggCTAATGGggtcgcccagggagccataagagctagaaccgccactgcaaTGTCACAAGCGCTATGTAGCAACCTGGGATGCGTAAGATTCAACCGTTAAACTACTGACCTTTAATTCTCTGAACATGTAGCACTTTGTTCTGGATTCTCTTTAGTTTCAGAGAGTAACGATGGGGTTGAGACAGGCGGAGCACGAGGGCCAAGCGACAGGCCCTCAGTACGCGCAGTCAGGTCTGTGTTGATGCCGCTAATAACCCGACCATTGAAATAGCCAGAACCGCGAAAGAAGAATACCCCACTAGATGAGGTGCCATGCATGGCCAGCGCTTTCACACGACTTCAAACGCTTTCATCCTGAACACAGCGATTAGAATACTCATGCTAAGGACAGAATGATGAAGGACATGGCCGAGGAGGATAACCAGGCTCAGACCTGAAGCCACAGCCCATTGCAGGTGTTGTCGTTACATGCCAGGCCGAAACACGGTGCGTAATTCACAGAAATAGCTGTAGACGTTAAACGGAATCGCAGTAGGACAGCCTTCATAATGAGTGCTGATATATCTGCTATACCAAGACAGAAGCACCAATGACACCAATAATACACACATACTCGTCATGTGTTGATGAGCCGTGCCTGCAAGGGAAACATTATGGCATCATACGTCATAGGCGAGCACGCGATGGAGAAACGATTCCATACTTATGAAGGAATAATACACCATACATCTGACCATACCACAGATTAAACGGGCACAAAATGATCTTAGCAAGAAGAAACGCCATTACCTACCGGGAAATAATTGCAAGTATTCAGCAACCAGATCAACCACCGCTAGTACCAACCGACCAAAACTTGGGATTGTGGAGGCAAGTCCACCGTTATTAGATAGATTCAGAAATGTGTTGAACACGGACCGGACACCACGTAAACGAAAGCAGAAGATGAAGTTAGACCGTTGCGAAGGGCGAGGTGAAGCCGTGAGTAGAACCCCGGTGGGTGATTAGAACGAGACTCATTGCACACCTGCGGAGAATTCATGGCTGATCTGGTCCGCACACCCGCGCTACAAGTTTATGCTGCACAGAAAAACACAAACGCTTGCTCCGTGATGCGTAAAAACCTAAAAGTGAGAAGCAGAATTAGCAATCGTTGACTGATAAGACTTGTTATCAGTCATCTTACAAGTAGTCAACAGCCAGTAGATAATGTCTCACGTCAAATGTGATTTATCACCAGCATAATTGCATGATTAAAACTGCCACTATGTTTGCTAAGCTTACCCATGTTTTCTAAAATGCAccccattttttttgttgctgattaACAGCAacgtcagtaagaacaaattcttattttcaaaagGCCTTACTGCCttgtttcaggggcagaacgacagatgttacCTTGTCAACCAAGATTCATCTGCAACCATTTGTTACTAGTCCAAAACacgttaaccactaggctacctgcgccccaaCAACCAACATCCAGCATTTAGCTTATAGCTTTCATCTTAATTCTAGCACCAACACTTACAAATCCAACGTGAATACTCCGATTCTACTCTACAGCCTCGCCTATTTACGTGGGAATAGTCGCTATTCTTACTCTATGCACATACCACTTATCTGGGCACAGTGATATGGACCATGGTCGGTCTGCTGGCTGTGTTCCACCACCACAGGTTCAGGTGGCGGAGAGTTGATGTTGGGTTGGTCTCTGGCTGTGTTCACCACCACAGGTCAGGTGGGAAGTTGATGGTCTGGGTTGGTCTGTTGGCTGGTTCCACCACCACAGTTCAAGTAGTAGAGTTGATGTCTGGTGCGTCTGCTGGCTGTGTTACTCAATGGCAGTTTAGCTAGAGTTGATGGTCTGGGCGTCTCTCGTCGTGGTGTCTGGTTCCACCACATCAGGTAGTAGATTGATTCCAACTGTCTGTTGCTGTGTTCCCACCACAAGGTAGGTTGCATGTGAGAGACTAGTCTCTCGACCTCTGGCCCTGAATCCTGGCAGTAACGACCAACAGCTGCATGCTCTGCTGCTCTGTCGAGCGTAGTGAGCGTAGTGAGTGAGAGCCCAAAAACTGTCCCCAAGAGATTTGCATTAAAGGGAAGTTATATCTGTATGTTGAGCAGTTTACTTTAACGGATCCTTGAGAATTCAACAGAATGGAGTATTAGCTACATTGTATGTCTTCAAAAACCAACCCACACATGACAAACCCACTTAGATGAATGCTAAATATCAAGCCTAATTTATCCGTTTTTGGTCTTTAATAAGTAGAGTGAAAACCGACAAAGAGCAATCTTGTGTGATAGGGGAGTTAACTAATTGTGTTTTCTGCTGTCTCCTGTTATTAGCTTGNNNNNNNNNNNNNNNNNNNNNNNNNtgtgtgttgtgtgtgtgtgttgtgtagccgTGTGGAGAAGCAGTGAGTCTATCAGAGAGTACAGCTGTGATCTCTGAGGGAACAACAGGCCTGGTCACATGGGAGGCTGCTCTTTACCTGGCTGAATGGGCTCTGGAGAACACACACGTCTTCACTGACAGGTTGGTACACTactgtgtgtgttatgtcatTGTGTTCTGtctggagaacacacacatccTCACTGACAGTTGGTACACTactgtgtgtgttatgtcatTGTGTTCTGTCTGGAgaaacacacagtctcactgacaGTTGGTacactactgtgtgtgtatagtcaTTTGTTTCTGTCTGGAGAACACACACTCTTCACTGACAGGTTGGTACACTACTGTGTGTTGTATGTCATTGTGTTCTGTCTGGAGAACACACACGTCTTCACTGACAGGTTGGTACACTactgtgtgtgttatgtcatTGTGTTCTGTCTGGAGAACACACACGTCTTCACTGACAGGTTGGTACATCTACTGTGTGTTTATGTCATGTGTTCTGTCTGGAGAACACACACGTCTTTCAACTGACAAGCGTTTGGCTACACCCTAGGTTGTGTTCCACTCAGTCAATTGTGTTTCTTGTCTAGATTTCATGCTGTGCGTTACTACTACATCATCTCAATGTTGAGTCCTGAtactactgctctctcctcctacaGGACAGTCCTAGAGCTGGGCTGGGTGTAGGGTTGACTGGTATAGCAGTGTGTACCTGCTATCCTCCAGCTACGTGTTCAGTGACTGTCACCTCAGCGTTCTACATAGACTGAGGGACAAAATCCAGCTCAATGGGCTGGACAACCAGAAACTCTCCAGAGTGTGTGTGGAGCATCTGCATCTGGACTGGGAGGAGGTGACAGAGAAGCAGCTGAGAGAGATCAGAGCCACCACGGTCATCGCTGCAGGTAGGAACATGGTCTGTCTCTATTCAATCCGTAAAGCTGAAGATCCGCTTTAAAGGCAGTGTTCCCTCTGTCGCGGAGAcaataaacactgcatatgtcaaCTCAgtcagaaatgacctttacatttgtATGTGGATCTTCTGCGATGCTTTGGCGATATGGATTGAATCCAGCCTTTAATTACAACAAAAGTATATATTTctaatatatacttttttcctaattctattgttgtcggCTGACACAcgtcctgttgtttcctaattctattgttgtcagctgacactcgtcctgttgtttcctaattctattgttgtcacCTGCCTCACCTGGAAccggctaggctacctgctctgaaCCGGCTAGCTGCCTGCTATGAAACCGCTAGGACTACCTGCTCCTGTACCGCTGGCTACCTGTTctgaccgctaggctacctgctcttgaaacgctaggctacctgcttcttaaacgctaggctacctgctgctgacCGCTAGGCTCGCTACTGCTctgaccgctaggctacctgctctgaaCCGCTGGCTAGCCCGTTTGAACCGCTAGGCTTACCCGCTCTGAACCGCTAGGCTATTGCCTACTCGCTctgaaccgctaggctacccgctctgaaaccgctaggctacctgctcacaACTATGCCACACGGTCCACTTTGAGGACCTGTGGAAAGAGCAACTGTTACATAGGCTAGTCTttcctgctgctctctctcccatGGTTCTCTCCTCCTGTGGATCTCTTCATTCAGGCCGTTTTGATTCCCCTCTTAAACAACACTTGAATGTATAAATGGGATATTTCCACAATGTAAATATTGATGTAAATAAAGACTTTATTAACAGTAATACACGTCTGGTTCCGGCTTGGTGTATATTGTGtgtattccctatctagtgcactacttttgaccacagccctatggaccctggtcaaaagtagtgcacttacaatgggaataggatgccatttgggatgcagttttATTGTAGAGTTTGATCATCTCTATGGTGGCTTGTCTGTTGTAAAATAACACATGTGTCACTGGTCCTGTCATGACCTCATGTTGGATTCCAGAACTTTCTGTGGGAGAGAAAAACAAAagagattttatttgatttaattttgaaAGATGCATATAATTATAGACCCATTAGTTTCAGATGTGTATAATTATAGATCCGTCAGTTTCACATGTGTTATAATATAGACCCATTAGTTTCACGTGTATAATTACAGATCCATCTGGAAAGGAATTCATCCAAGGCTGTAGGATTAGATCTCTCCAGAACAGTGGAGATGGACTAGATCaaccaatgtatttataaagctctttttacatcagttgtcacaaaaacTTTACTGTACCCACATACAAGGTAGAGAGTCCACTTGAAGACTATTGAGATTCATCCTCTACAGTATTCATGGGTTGGATGGTCTCCTCACTTAGCTGCTCTTTGAAGCAGTTGGTGGTTTACTAGTAATAATACATTAAACTTGTAAAGCTCTTTTCATTAGTTCTCTCAAAGCTCTAGGTTTAGTATTGACCTAGCTGGTGTTTAAAACTGTTATATGTGTCGGTGTTTCTGATGGTGGAGGAGATGTAGACATCAGGAGGGCTGCCATTGGCCGAACACCTACAGGATCTTAGAGAGAAGCTTCACCAGACAGCCAATGATATCTGGATGTAAACTATGTCtataacacaggaaacaacaggacaagtgtcagctgacaacaatagaattaggaaacaaaCAGGACAGTGTCAGCCAACACATAGAATTGGAAAACAACAGAAAGTGTCAGCACAATGAATTAGGAAACACAGCGAGACAGCTAgccaacaatagaattaggaaacaaccCGGGACAGTGTCAgtgacaacaatagaattaggacaGCAGGAAGTGTCACCGACACAACATAGAATTAGGAAACAGCAGGACGAGTGTCAgcgacaacaatagaattaggaaacaacgAAGGTGTCAGCcagacaacaatagaattaggaaacacaGGACAAGTGTCAGccgacaacaatagaattaggaaaacAGGACGAGTGTCAGCCGACAACAAATAGAATTTAGGAAACAACAGGAACGTGTCAGccgacaacaatagaattaggaaacacaGACGAGTGTCAGccgacaacaatagaattaggaaacaacaggacaGTGTCAGCGACAACAATAGATTAGGAACAGACGGACAGTGTCGCCGACAATAGGAATGTAGGAAACAACAGGACGAGTGTCAGCCGAGCACACAATAGAATTAGGACAACAAGGACGTAGTGTCAGCacatagaattaggaaacaacaggacaAGTGTCAGCCGACAACACATAGAATTAGGAAACAGCAGGACGAGTGTCAGCCGACAACAATAGAATATAGGAAACAACAGGACGAGTGTCAGccgacaacaatagaattaggaacaaacaggacgagtgtcagccgacaacaatagaattaggaaacaacaggacgaGTGTCAGCCAACAACTAGAATTAGGAAAAACAGGACGAGTGTCAgcgacaacaatagaattaggaaataACAGGACTGAGTGTCAgccaacaatagaattaggaaacaacaggacgTGTCAgccaacaatagaattaggaacaACAGGACGGTGTCAgccaacaatagaattaggaaacaacaggacgaTGTCAgcgacaacaatagaattaggaaacaacaggacagtgtcagctgacaacaatagaattaggaaacaacaggacgaGTGTCAGCTGACACAATaagaattaggaaacaacaggacgagtgtcagctgcaacaatagaattaggaaacaacaggacgagtgtaagctgacaacaatagaattaggaggACAACAGGACAAGTGTCAgtgacaacaatagaattaggaaacaacaggacgagtgtcagctgacaacaatagaattaggaaataacaggacgagtgtcagcgacaacaatagaattaggaaaacAACAGGACGAGTGATAGcctgacaacaatagaattaggaaacacaggacgagtgtcagctgacacaatagaattaggaacaacaggacgagtgtcagctgacaacaatagaattaggaaacaacaggacgaagtgtcagctgacaacaatagaattaaGGAAAACAGGAAAGGACGAGTGTCagctgacaacaatagaattaggaaacaacaggacgagtgtcagctgacaacaatagaattaggaaacaacaggagAAGTGTCAGCTGACACAATACAaagaattaggaaacaacaggacagtgtcagctgacaacaaatagaattaggaaacaaaCAGGATCGGTGTCAGCTGACAACGCAATAGAATATAGGAAACAACAGGACAAGTGTCAgcgacaacaatagaattagacaacaggacgagtgtcagctgacaaacaatagaattaggaacaacaggacgagtgtcagctgacaacaatagaattaggaaacaacaggacgagtgtcagctgacaacaatagaattaggaaacaacaggactGTCAGcctgacaacaatagaattaggaaacaacaggacaCGACGTGTCAGCTGACAACAATAGAAATTGGAAACAACAGGACAGGTGTCAGCTGACACAATAGAATTGAACAAGCAGGACGAGTGTCagctgacaacaatagaattaggaacaCAACAGGACGAGGTGTCagctgacaacaatagaattaggaaacaacaggacaAGTGTCAGcctgacaacaatagaattaggaaaaaCAGGACGAGTGTCAcggacaacaatagaattaggaaacaacaggacgagtgtcagctgacaacaatagaattggaaacaacaggacgagtggtccagctgacaacaatagaattaggaaacaacaggacaGAGTGTCAGCCGACAACAATAGAATTTAGGAACAACAGGAACGAGTGTCTAGTGGACAACAATGAGTAATTAGTTGGAAACAACTATTAGAGAAAACGAGTTGTCAGCTGCACAACAATAGAATTGGAAACAACAGGACTGTGTCAGccgacaacaatagaattaggaaaatAGTATATATTAGAAATATATACTTTGTGTAATTTAAAGGCTGGATTCAATCCATATCGCCAAAGCATCGCAGAGATCCACATacaaatgtaaaggtcatttctgacTGAGttgacatatgcagtgtttatttGTCTCCGCGACAGAGGGAAACACTGCCTTAATTAAAGCGGATCTTTCAGCTTTACGGATTGAATAGAGACAGACCATGTTCCTACCTGCAGCGATGACCGTGGTGGCTCTGATCTCTCTTAGCTGTCTTCTCGTCACCTTCCTCCCAGTCCAGTGCTTCCCACCACACGATTAAAGCTTGATAAAATCTCTGGGCGCTACAACCAGAGTTCTGGTGTCCACACGAACGTCCATATGATCTACTGGATGTTGTCAGGACCTCCAGGATCTATGTAGACGCTCATGTAGTGAACAGTCACTTGAAGCACACGTAGCTACGTTACGGAGGATAGCAGGACTAAACTACCACTGTATACTAGTCAACCCACTGGAGCAGATTGATATCATCTTCCACTAATTTAGGTCCGCTCCTAAAGGACTGTTACCTTTGTTATTNNNNNNNNNNNNNNNNNNNNNNNNNTCGAAACAGTACCTCCTCTTCCTGCTGAGGATTACTCTATCAACTGGGTACAACACGTCACCCTTCTCCTTGCCTCCGAGGGAATCACTCTAAACCCTGGTCCCGTCACAGCCTCCACCCTTTCACTGCATGAAGGCATCGAATACTCTAAAACCCTGGGCTCAACAGTCACCTCTCTGGCTGAGGGAATCACGTCTAAACCCTGGAGATAACAACAGTCCACCTTCACTGCTGAGCGGAATACTCTAAACCTGGGTCAAGACAGTCACCTTCTACTGCTGAGGGAAATACTTCTAAACCCTGGGTCAACTAGTCACCTTCTACTTGCTGAGGGAATACTCTAAACCCTGGGTATGTCGGTGCAACAGTCACCTTCTACTGCGAGGAATACTCCTAAACCCTGGGTCAACAGTCACCTTCTACTGCTGAGGGAACACTCTCAAACCTGGGTCAACAGTCACCTTCTACAATGTCTGAAGGTGAACACTCTAAACCCTGGGTCAACAGTCACTTCTACTGCTGAGGGAACACCTAAACCCTGGGTCACACAGTCACCTTCTACTGCTGAAGGGAATACTCCTGAAACACCTGGGTCAATCAGTCACTCTTTTACCATGTCCCCATGCAGAGAGGCTATGTGCTGAATTGATCTGTTTGGATGGAGTTTCCTGTTGCTGGTTTATGTGTTCTTAACCTTTTATTTCTCCTGTGTTGTCAGTCTCTCTGTTGGTTAACCCTGTTATATTCTCCTGTGTTGTCAGTCTCAGTTAACCCTGTTATATTTCTCCTGTTGTGTCAGGCTCTGTTAACC
The DNA window shown above is from Salvelinus sp. IW2-2015 unplaced genomic scaffold, ASM291031v2 Un_scaffold3460, whole genome shotgun sequence and carries:
- the eef2kmt gene encoding LOW QUALITY PROTEIN: protein-lysine N-methyltransferase EEF2KMT (The sequence of the model RefSeq protein was modified relative to this genomic sequence to represent the inferred CDS: inserted 1 base in 1 codon), producing the protein MYLSKDQTKKNKVTCIRNRADVIYNFKVSFFTMSQLSNFPWNFLERELENDSSSEIILDILKQTCLHPLCCKHPPSVRYRRLFLSQLIKRHEASGREPLDELYDALGEVLGVEEGTECYKSYLLPCGEAVSLSESTAVISEGTTGLVTWEAALYLAEWALENTHVFTDRLVHYSGLGVGLTGIAVCTCYPXSYVFSDCHLSVLHRLRDKIQLNGLDNQKLSRVCVEHLHLDWEEVTEKQLREIRATTVIAAGRNMVCLYSIRKAEDPL